Genomic window (Xenopus laevis strain J_2021 chromosome 3S, Xenopus_laevis_v10.1, whole genome shotgun sequence):
taaacagtaTTTAGTAAGGCTGTAGCAACAAAATGCATAAATAGGATGCATGGTAGAGCTCTTATGGAAAGTCTGTTGTTTTATGAATGGGTGAACAGACAATTCTCCAGATGTAGAGACAGGGTATTCTCTTTAGAAGGTTATAAAGCTGGTTCTGTTCAGTGTCAGGAAGAAGTTAAGGGGCCCTGGGTAGCAGATGGTAGTAGATAGTAGATGATGCCAAAGAGCCTCTGATAAGCTTCCTCAGAGGGGTGCCATATTGTTAGGTCAGCTAGCAGTAGGGCAGATCTGTGGAGTTCACTGTAGGCGATGAGAGATAGAGCTCAGCCAACTAACCAACTAGCAGTTGAGTCTCAAAGGACAGAAGGGGGTCAGCACCCCATAGTACAAAGTTAACCACAAATCCTATGTATAGGGAGCTAGAAAGATCAAGACGCTGTGCTAAAAATCTAGGGACTATTAAAGCCACTTGATCTGAAAGCAGAGAGTCAGGAATGTACTGTATGCAGCAGGAGAGGGCCAGGTGACCTGGTACTGATTtgatgttgataattttttgggAACCATATGCATTACCTAGAACTGGAGACGCTGTGTGTTGAATAAAGATGCTACTTAGTTCATCAGCAAGACCATGTGGTTTAGTTTCACGCTGGCCAGAAATCCATGTTTGGGCAGGTCTGGCCCGACTTCCGCAGAAGATTGAGGCTGTGGGTTGCCTCAGGTTGAGATATTCCTTCAGCTTTCCCCACCCATGACCTTAAACTGCCAGCTTCCACCTTCAGCAGTCTCTGTTTATGTGTTTGCACCTGCTCCACCCCTTTTCATTACATCAGAAATGGATGGGTCGGGTACGGACATATAAATAGAGCTGCAGATCCAAGTCGTGTTCTGGTTGGGAGGGctcaggttagggttgggtgcgtgTTGATTTTGTAGACAACCCGCAAATCGTTAGAGAGGACCTCCAGTTTGTTTCATTGTAATGGGCCTTTttgtcatgctgtgtaaaaatcaaaacaacagcaaaatacaccacacatcaccaggcatcaCAACAGCATGTGTATCAAGCAGTGTATTGATTTTCAAAGATCACTTACATCTGTGTAAAAATCCAGTATAAACGGAACCAGCCATTTGAAAATACTATGGAAAAATATGCTGTTCATCCAGTGTTTCAgtgttttttctgcttttttttttttgccagaattttCTTGATGTTTGAATTTTCCCAATTGACTTGGATTAGGCTAGATctcaaatggtttaaaataacGGCATCAAATCCAGCAAAAATCAAAATGTACTTTGAAATACCATAGAAAGATatgtttatttaatcattttagcAAACAGATTGATAGCTTTGCATATTTCAATGCTGCCCTATTGACATATACAGTTGAAACAGCACTATTGCTGAATCAACACCATTATCATTCCAACAATATTTACTTGTCCGTATGTTACCTTGATTGACATTTGCTGTATACAGCCATTGCCGTTACCATTTCAGCTTTCTTGTAGATGCTCAATAAATCAATATtaggttttaaatgtattttattatggtttattaTCTTTAGTCACACATTGTAAATGTATCTTTGAGCAGAGGTTTTTGGCAAATGTTACAAAATGTTGTAAAGGGAAAAtagagtatattttccctttaattgtacactttaataattaaatattgcACTAAATCTTTATTTAGAATATATTAAAAGGACCAGCAGCCAAGCAAACTCTTAGGAGTGTCAGTGAGATCATATGTTTGAGGCTTATTCAGTATAACATTctgttaaatactgtatatatattgcccTACAGATCAGGGAGATGATTTCCAACCAATTACAAATAAGAAAAACTGATATAAAATACCTGCTAAGAGCTTGATATGGCTGTGAACATGTAGAATATTAATATAAACAGAAACTACTCGAGCGTGAGAAGCAGTACCAGCTGTTCTTTATCAGTATGATTTCACAGGCTAAGTatacagaccagagaaaatgATGGCATTAAACCCTGTGTTAGCCAAGTTTTgcgctttattttattttttgtttttacattttattgtcttTCACTTTAGGGACATTGCCAAAGAAAATGATAAATgctggggcaatgtaataaaaagtctaaaGTTTGCCTACACTttgtaactcatagcaacagATAAGAGGTGTGTAGGTTATTAGAAATGTAGTAAACGTAAGACCATTTATTgcattactttttatatattttattctttacttATACAGTGTAGCAGTGACACATTTCCCCGGTGCTTTCCAGAAATTAAACATTTACTGTAGGGGATCCTATATTACGTAGTGTGGGTGTTATATTACatatttcataaaatgtataatatcaaTGGCAGTCAACCCTGAAAGAAATGGAGTACATTGAATGGCTATAATACACTTTGAATAGCTAGGCTCGGATTTAACTAGCAGTAGCCCCTAGACCCTTGTCACTGGCTTGACGGGACTGCACCCCTTCCCCTTTCTCCTGCACATGCCCAGTGCTTCTGACCCACATTAGATGCGGCGGGGCGACATGCCGTCCCTAAAaccttgctgccctaggcccaggcctttgtgtcttttcacaaatctgggcctatCAATAGCTGGATGGACAGTGTGTAGCATTGAAACTTCAGCATGGGGTCCCCTGGTGGCAGTTGAGTAAATACCACTGAGTCAATGTATTGCAGCTGATGTGTAACAAAACGGTATTGAAGGAAGGCTCAGCACTGTAATTCCAGGACCACCTGCCCTGTGCTAATACTGTATGTACCTGTTAATAAATATGATgccaccattattattattattattggggagTTGGGCATTTCTGTATTTATAGCTCTGGTTGACATATACGTATTAAAAACAACTTTATAATCCATatgatctatatacagtatataacatttcAGGATCATGCAAAATAAGCTTCGAAAAATGGCTGTGCAAACTCAATGCATTTAAATGacaactaaaccccccaataagaaaacccCCTACCTACTAGCCTAAGTtgtccctgctcccccccctgCATAGTTCAatacccctgaaattgcccctgCGAGTCTTCTCACGTAACGGCTCATGGGCTCCATCTTCAGGATTTCtggtcttcttctgtaagtgagcgcagtattggcacatgtgcagttggagcagtcttctggttcgtAGCAACTgtacatgcgccaaaagtgccggaatttgccgaagggaaggaagatccggaagatggcgtcCATGTGCTcggctgtgcttactctgcaccgatatgtGAGCAAATTCTTAGGTGCAATTTCAAGGTAACAAACTAtgctggggggaagcagggagggggactttatagggtagtaggtaggggcttttcttattggggggtttatttttcctttaacagcaCAGAGTTAAATATAATGCTGTACAGCTAGTTTGGTCTCATGGTATGAAATTATAATAACAGAAAATGGTTGCTTTTCCACAACAAAGCAAAACAGCAATTAGAGACGTTGTCCCACTCTGAGCAGGATTCACAATAAGGTGCATGAGTTATCATGTGTAGCTTCAAAGGGGCACATATAGtaattgacggcaccagtcagcgatgtattatcttaaaatgcctttattgggacatacagtaggctctgaccccaaacacccggccgggtgtttggggtcagagcctatgtcccaataaaggcattttaagataatacatcgctgactggtgccgtcaattaCTATATGTGGTCTGATTAAAAGGATTCAAgttggaaaccgttggacgtgcatcggATTAAAGCAATTCggaggtgagggtgctgactgtgaaacTTGTGTAGCTTCAAAGGGGAACATGAAAGATCAAGGTGAGCATCATTTAATTTGCCATGTGTTAGAAAAAATGATTTAACATTATTGTCTTTTATATGCACAAAACCTTTTACCAGGAACACAATATGCAAATGTCCCATCTGTACTGTAAAGTTCCCAGTTGCTTGAGTGAAGGGATAAAGATCATATCACCTCTGATTAAAGCTATGTAATTTACCAATATATTAAACATCAGCTTTAGCACTAATCAGTTGTGCTTACATTTGCCTAAAGTAGAAGTCAGAGGCAACCTGGTTTACTCCACATGGCTAACAATCATAATAGTCCTGCATTATCCGAATGATAAAAGGCTGCCAATCCTTAATATACTATGTAAAATACTTTACAAAATACATGCAAACATATACAAATTTAATGTACttaggtatgggacccgttatccagaatgctcgggacctggggttttccaaaaattttttgaattaattgcaaaatttgtgaaacggcgaaaaatgggcatccgaattattttgacgctcaatATTTTTTATGCGCACaccaattttgacacgcaacatttttttctttcacacGCCAGATTTTTCgtcagcaaatttttgccgcagttttgttgATTTATTCGCTGTCGGCAAAATGTGGAAGTTTGCTGTGAACTCGCGCCTGGTGAATAtattttcacccatcactataataAAATGACCATTATTACATTGAAGaatgcaaatatttgtttttaatattgtgATTTTATATTCTGTTTATGTCCTAGGGTACAGAAAGGTGTCAATCTTAGTGGAGGTTTATGTCATCAGGGTTGTTGACCTTTATATCAACTTttcttatgatgtagagagtgatattctgagacaatttgcaattgttttttattttttaacttttttttttatttagctttttattcagcagctctcaagtttactattttagcaatctggtttctaggatccaCATTACCTTAGCatgcatgcattgatttgaataagagactggaatatgaataggaaagggcctgaatagaaagataagtaataaacagtagcaatatgactaaatgtgtagccttacagagcatttgttttttagatggggtcagtgacccccatttgaaagctggaaagagtcataagtagaaggcaaataattcaaaaactgtaaaaaaataaagtccaattgaaaagttacttagaactagtcgttctattacatactaaaagttaacttaaaggcgaaccattTGTTTAAATATTACCAGGCTGGTGAgcaatgcaaatgtattttgtaGTGATTCCTTATATATAACTAATAAATACAATGTGTGCATGTTGCTAATGAACATTAAGTACAGCTTATCTCTCTGCTAGTAGCAACTGCACTTCATTCAGAAGCAGCTGGCTAATTAATTGCCATGACCAATCATTTAAATGGTGTGATTAACTGAAGGTGATCCTGGTTTTGCCCATAAACTTTGGGAACAAGTTATGATTGTATTTCACTAAATAAGCCCAAAGCATTAAAGACcgatatacaatatatttagtgAAGCCTTATACTTGAAATTTTTatcctttattgtttttttaactttctctAAAAGTAAGTTTTTGCGAAACATTAATTTGACAGAATTCATTTTCCCCCTTAATTATACAAGCATGTCATTGGCCATCTAATTCAAAGATGGCACCCAACTCCAGGGTagaatgttttaaaatgtctGTGTTTGTATAATATTGCCAGGCAGATGAATATTGATAACTGAAGCAATTAAGGTTCACATTGGAAAGGAGAGACCTATTAAATATATCAGGGATACCATTAACGTTCCAGTGCAGTCAGCTGCAGCAAAATGTATCCAGACACATTACAGTCCTGACATACAAGTTGCCTCACATAGTTTTGTTCCATTTTGAAGTAGAAGGAAAGGAGTACAGGTATTAGCACTGCTCCTCCCCAATCACTGAGATCAAACCTTCTAAATTTGTAGATACTCTGAGGGTTAAGTGTTATTCTCATGCAGTTTCTCCTATATTTGGATACTCAATTGGTCCTTTAATTTACCCAGGCAATAACTGTCCTTTTCCTGGGTCTATTGTAATTTGATCTAGTTCACAGTTTGCCCAGTAGGTGAcagtataattttatataaaagggACAGCACACGTGCTCAGggctctcttcctggatcccactgTGTGGGGGGATAGGTACAAGACTGGGTCTGAGCCGGAGACAGGCTCTGGTTAGGAAAGTTTAGTTAGTGGTAAAAGTTTGTGTAAAAGTCACTCCAGGAGAGAAAGTTAGAGGCagtgtatttagtgagcagctttctggctccaacaaggagagtagttggagTTAGCACCCTTGCAGTGAACAACTCGCCAGGGATATGATTGGGTGAGCTCAGGAACAGGTAAAGTGTCAAGGAGCAAGATACCTAGTGTGAAAGTTTTCCACTGACTCTTGAATGTATCTGAAGATATACCGCCTGAATGCTGTGACCAAGATTTACTGCTgtgttcaataaaccagttcaCTGTTTGAAGAAGCAATACACCTGTACTTCATTTCAACTTGGTaatctgtgcaccaggagacagaATTGATTGgagggtaaggtgcttaaagggcCAGAACACCGTGCTGGGAGTTGCCCATAGCTTAAGGGAGCCTCGGTACACTGGTCCCACTATTCACATTATTCTAAGGCCCATCTACGGGTGTGCTGCATGCTGAAGTCAACGGAAGTGGCAGTTTTGGCTATTTACCAGTGTTTTTAAATTCTCCACCAATAATTAAATGATATCCagcaatgaaaatattaaatctgGGTCAGTGATGAAATGCAGGTCTTCTGCAAATCATTTCCTTGATTGCAAATCTGCATAGCCCATGTGGAAACGTTTAGCATGAAGCTCTGTGCATGCTTTATGTCAAGGGTCTggaaattttacaaaatgtgacaGGTTGTGACATGATTTTTAATCACTTTTGATTGACATCAGTCTTCATACTGTTGCCTTCATGTATACATCTAACTTGCGCATTGTGGATTCGATTTACTTTCCGTTTTAGATGTGTTCAGATTAAACATACAGTCGTCATCATGTTTATACAGTAACTCTAGCTTCTGGCCGATTTCTATGTTTTACAGACTGATAGATAATGTTGGTATAgtttacaggtatatgatcccttatccctaatttaaaggatgTATACGATTAATAATAAGATTTTATATTGAGCTTCCCAAGGTCACCAGTGAAGATCTGTACATCTGTACACATGTAGTTCCCCATTTGCTTTTCTGTTAATTCACATCACATCATACCTACTAGCTACATTAGTTTAGGATCTGACTCACATTATGCAATTATACatgtatataagaaaaaataaacaatatatgagGTTTCATGACAGATGCACATTACTTTAATGGAGAAAAATACACAAAGCATGCCCCCATTAAAGGAATACCACTTTAGGAAAGAGAATAGGCACCTGAACAAAGCAACATCTTCATCTTTAATTACATGAACTCCACAACTGACCACCATAGGAGTGGATTTTGAAAGGTTCTTTCTGAAATCAGAGCAATCCTACCCTTCAATTTGTTGCATACTGGATTGTATTTAGGTAGATGCCAACTTTTCCCCACAACTGACCACCATAGGAGTGGATTTTGAATGGTTCTGAATTCAGAGCAATTAGGTTTGGTCAATCCTTCCCTTCAATTTGTTGCATACTGGATTGTATTTAGGTAGATGCCAACTTTTCCCCTTCCATCACTTAGGGTGGAGTGCAAAGACATGATTGTTCTATGCATGTGCTAGTTGTGACCAGAAATTGGAGAAAAGTGAATTGTACAGATTACTTTCAAAGACCAGCATAATAGAGGGGTTATAAAAGGGGGGTTAATACAAAGATTCAGTTCTCTTTTGCAAATGCAGTTTCTGATCTCCTAATTCTGTTAATTCAgacaaaagttatttttttcaggTATCACCCATTATATGACTAAAATTCCATCTACTGTtgtattgtatactgtatatagagcagAAACATTTATTTGGTGCTCATCAAGGCATATTGTAACAACAGAACTGGCTAGCAAAGCACAGAGATAGGAGATGCATTAAGATTTATCTTTAGTGATGAGGGAAACACTCTTTAGCAGCTTCCATCTTTGACGACACGAAGATGAATGTTCCTCttcctataaaagaaaaaaagatgaaggAACTTTTTGCTCTAAACTCTTCCTTAAAGGGGAGttcaagtcaaaaaaataaaatcccatttttactttctttaatggaaaaaaaatctatcttcaatatactttaattaaaaaaagtgtgcagtttttataagaaacctgactgtatgcagtgaaattcctccttcgttttacttgctctgactgctgcagacaggaaacttcagacagtccctaactgctctgcagggaaacaatcatactttcaagcAGCAGGGGGGAGGCCCTCCACCTTACTTTCcggaactcaatcagctttgtttgtttccctgtagagcagccggcaacCGTGTCGAGATTTGAATCTGCATCCCCAGTGCAGTCAGTATATTCTGCTTATTAATTGCTGCATTTGTGATTGCACTTGAAATCGCACTGCACTTGTGGACGTACAAGAGCTCTGATGTCTtttaataaaatcctattttctgCTATTAAATGTTCtcctcaaatttttttaaattaaatagagAGGAGTAATTGacatgaaaattttaaaaagacaaTCTAACTAAAAGTTTACGTTTGTACTTTTCCAGTCATCAAGATAAACTAGTGGAACTTTTGCATATCAGTAATTGAACCATTAACCTTTGTCAGCTGCATGATTCCCATAGGAAAATTCAACACAAGGTCTGATGATGCACAGTGGGATGAAAGACAAACATGCAGCCAATGCCAATTTTAGGAATCAATGTACCCTGtacatatttcatatttgtacattttacagCCCATTCCAAAATACATGGCAACACTTTTGATTCTTCATAAAGCAGCAGTGTAACTATAAAATGCCTTAGATATTTTCCTGCTTGGAGTCTTCCACGACTATTTTTATGTGAGAAAATGAAGTGCATATTTTGTCATATGGGATGAATTGAGCTCTCAAACCTTTTCTATGGTGTTGCAGAGTCTATTTTATCCCATCTTTCTTCTACacatcaattaaaataaatgtcaaatacTTCAATCAAGGTGTTTAAATTATAGAAATCTAGTAATCTATTCGTGATATTGTACTTTGCCTTCATAGAGCTATACTCCACAAAATAAATAAGTAGATGCTCTTTGTAAAATcctaatatttttaaagaaacaatttaTAGCCAAAGCTCTGATCCTAGATATATTCCACACGTTCTTTATCTTCTGCCCAATCCTATATAAACCTCTGCACCACCCCCCATAACTCTCTGTTTTTGTagtatctatatacacacacatatatagtaaaCCATTTTACTCACAAGTTTTCTGAGCAGAGAAGGCATTCATTTTCATAGGAATTGTTGTCACTGCCACACACTGGGCTTCGAATCCTTGGACAGCCCTTTAGCATGTAGGATTCACATTTAGGCTGCAAGCAAATTGTATGTTATTAAGGTTATCATCACcagtttttttaattccctggccaatatacatatacattacgTAAAAGGAGAGATAATGTAGGTTACACCAAGTGCTGCCATATGGGTGCTTCTAACAATTGCTCAGTGATACAATGCgggttagaccgagcactgggaatttttttctttatttcatgtaCAAATTATAACTAGATATTGTTTTATCTTAGCTAAAGGCTTACTTGCAATTCTCACTTGAACTTCTGAACTAAAGGTAAGTGTATCATGGTCTTACTGCTCAGTCACGTTGTTGCTGGGG
Coding sequences:
- the LOC108712495 gene encoding serine protease inhibitor Kazal-type 1 translates to MKLLTNLVLLAFFLCIFAGYIKAVPESSNGREPKCESYMLKGCPRIRSPVCGSDNNSYENECLLCSENLKRNIHLRVVKDGSC